In Burkholderia savannae, one genomic interval encodes:
- a CDS encoding universal stress protein, whose amino-acid sequence MSTTTSPVQAVPTPLRVLIAVNGSSASAHALAYAKAFLPSNAAVHIISVAENPRTLVPLGSKTMAFLESARVELLRDASDAVLRAKAAMDRDDLVIDTEVIDLATRGGDVVNALADSAQTWQAELLIVGARQHHGLLGWVEGTVSGPLGKLIGCPLLIVPEGFASVAEHLPRRMLFAVDGSAIALDALRTGLTFSRVDTELRAIYVVDRPPMLGDFALGGALEEALIGEGNHVLQSATAIIEGMARHAQSQLIHADRTGADVSHLIVRDAIEWNADVVVMGTHGRRGVTGWLVGTVAGRVARITKTPVLLVHASRA is encoded by the coding sequence ATGAGCACCACCACTTCACCCGTCCAGGCCGTCCCCACTCCGCTGCGAGTGCTGATCGCGGTCAACGGTTCGAGCGCATCCGCTCATGCACTCGCCTATGCCAAAGCGTTCCTCCCATCGAATGCAGCGGTGCACATCATTAGCGTTGCGGAAAATCCGAGAACGCTCGTCCCGCTCGGATCGAAAACCATGGCGTTCCTCGAATCCGCGCGCGTCGAGTTGCTCAGGGATGCGTCTGATGCGGTGTTGCGCGCCAAAGCTGCAATGGATCGCGACGATCTCGTCATCGACACGGAAGTCATCGACCTCGCCACACGTGGCGGGGATGTCGTGAATGCACTGGCCGACAGCGCGCAAACCTGGCAGGCCGAACTCCTGATCGTCGGCGCACGTCAGCATCATGGCTTGCTCGGATGGGTCGAAGGGACGGTATCCGGCCCGCTCGGCAAACTCATCGGATGCCCGCTGCTCATCGTTCCGGAAGGTTTCGCGTCGGTTGCCGAGCATCTGCCACGGCGAATGCTGTTCGCCGTTGACGGAAGCGCGATTGCACTCGACGCATTGCGGACAGGGTTGACATTCTCGCGGGTCGACACCGAATTACGTGCGATATACGTGGTTGATCGCCCCCCAATGCTGGGCGACTTCGCCCTTGGCGGGGCACTGGAAGAAGCATTGATCGGCGAAGGAAATCATGTGCTCCAGAGTGCCACGGCCATAATCGAAGGCATGGCCAGACATGCGCAGTCGCAACTTATTCACGCAGATCGAACCGGCGCGGACGTTTCCCATCTGATCGTGCGCGACGCGATCGAATGGAATGCCGACGTGGTCGTCATGGGCACTCACGGGCGGCGAGGCGTGACGGGCTGGCTCGTCGGCACCGTGGCCGGACGCGTGGCGCGCATCACGAAAACTCCGGTCCTGCTCGTACATGCGTCGCGTGCGTGA
- a CDS encoding NUDIX hydrolase has translation MSEYKRLSKILQPLFLDRAERGCPKGIGFGQAHLIGAPIAFWSVAGTDRKVPLFERQQPTFKGQSSHELEEETGLIRLKLAYAFQFVGASRLHQVFVADVPTQSDPRPGKEINLCQWFRYVDVQSLPTSTPMPKIVERLYDHSCANVTDSLAIGI, from the coding sequence ATGTCCGAATATAAACGCCTGTCCAAAATACTTCAACCCTTATTTTTGGACAGGGCGGAAAGGGGTTGTCCGAAAGGGATCGGTTTTGGACAGGCGCATTTGATTGGAGCGCCGATTGCCTTCTGGTCGGTCGCTGGGACAGACAGGAAGGTGCCACTATTCGAACGACAACAACCGACCTTCAAGGGGCAGTCGAGTCATGAACTCGAGGAAGAAACCGGCTTGATAAGGTTGAAGCTGGCCTACGCCTTTCAGTTCGTTGGGGCGTCGAGGCTTCATCAGGTCTTCGTCGCCGACGTTCCCACTCAATCCGATCCGCGGCCTGGCAAAGAAATCAATTTGTGTCAGTGGTTCCGGTATGTCGACGTCCAGTCACTTCCAACCAGCACGCCCATGCCAAAGATTGTCGAACGTCTCTATGACCATTCTTGCGCGAACGTGACCGATTCGCTTGCAATCGGCATTTAA
- a CDS encoding recombinase family protein: protein MSRTFAYARVSTSDQTTANQLREIEAAGFSVDKRRVVSESISGSVSADQRPGFAKLLDRMEEGDVLIVTKLDRLGRNGMDVRATVEGLAERGIRVHCLALGGVDLTSAAGRMTMQVLNAVAEFERDLLIERTHAGIARAKAEGKTMGRPSALSDQQRAEVLRELDAGASVAALARQFGTSRQTIMRVRDAA from the coding sequence ATGTCCCGAACCTTCGCTTATGCCCGCGTCAGCACGTCCGACCAGACCACCGCGAACCAGTTACGCGAGATCGAGGCAGCCGGCTTCTCGGTCGACAAGCGCCGCGTCGTGTCGGAAAGCATCTCAGGGAGCGTGAGCGCCGATCAGCGGCCGGGCTTCGCAAAGTTACTTGACCGGATGGAAGAAGGCGATGTGCTGATCGTGACGAAGCTCGATCGGCTCGGCCGCAATGGAATGGACGTGCGGGCCACGGTCGAGGGTTTGGCCGAGCGCGGTATCCGGGTTCATTGTCTCGCCTTGGGCGGCGTCGATCTGACGAGTGCGGCCGGCCGGATGACGATGCAGGTGTTGAACGCGGTGGCCGAGTTCGAACGCGATCTGCTGATCGAACGAACGCATGCCGGCATCGCTCGCGCTAAGGCAGAAGGCAAGACGATGGGACGGCCGTCCGCCCTGTCGGACCAACAGCGGGCGGAGGTGCTGCGCGAGCTGGATGCGGGGGCGAGCGTGGCCGCGCTCGCCCGACAATTCGGCACGAGCCGCCAGACAATCATGCGGGTACGCGACGCGGCGTAA
- a CDS encoding alpha/beta fold hydrolase codes for MPDYAFATTPLLDVAYLEWNPGGARAAVLLHGWPDSPACWKAVAPALARAGYRVLAPALRGFAPTRFRDAATPRSGQLAALGRDLLDFVDALRLERPVLVGHDWGARAAANACGLRERTASHLVMLSVGYGTNDPNQPLSLQQARNYWYHWFMATPRGERAVRDDRRAFARAMWDTWAPAGWYAPGDFNEAAIAFDAPDWADVVLHSYRHRWGFASGDAAYADDEARLNPAPVLSVPTLVLHGGADTCNHPDSSASRERFFAGRYERAVLDGVGHFPQREAAARVAHAISTFCADA; via the coding sequence ATGCCCGACTATGCGTTTGCGACGACTCCCTTGCTGGACGTCGCGTATCTCGAATGGAACCCGGGCGGCGCGCGCGCCGCCGTGCTGCTGCACGGCTGGCCGGACAGCCCGGCATGCTGGAAAGCGGTCGCGCCCGCGCTCGCCCGCGCCGGATATCGCGTGCTCGCGCCCGCGCTGCGGGGCTTCGCGCCGACCCGCTTTCGCGACGCGGCGACGCCGCGCAGCGGGCAGCTCGCCGCACTCGGGCGCGATCTGCTCGATTTCGTCGACGCGCTGCGGCTCGAGCGCCCGGTGCTCGTCGGACACGACTGGGGCGCGCGAGCCGCGGCGAACGCATGCGGGCTGCGCGAGCGGACCGCGTCGCATCTCGTGATGCTGTCGGTCGGCTACGGCACGAACGATCCGAATCAGCCGCTGTCGCTGCAGCAGGCGCGCAACTACTGGTATCACTGGTTCATGGCGACGCCGCGCGGGGAGCGGGCGGTGCGCGACGACCGCCGGGCGTTCGCGCGCGCGATGTGGGACACGTGGGCGCCGGCCGGCTGGTACGCGCCGGGCGATTTCAACGAGGCGGCGATCGCGTTCGATGCGCCCGACTGGGCGGACGTCGTGCTGCATTCGTACCGGCATCGCTGGGGCTTCGCGAGCGGCGATGCCGCCTATGCGGACGACGAAGCGCGGCTGAATCCCGCGCCCGTTTTGTCCGTGCCGACGCTCGTGCTGCACGGCGGCGCGGACACCTGCAATCACCCGGACAGTTCCGCGTCGCGCGAGCGTTTCTTCGCAGGACGCTACGAGCGCGCCGTGCTCGACGGCGTCGGCCATTTTCCGCAGCGGGAGGCGGCGGCGCGGGTTGCACACGCGATCTCGACGTTCTGCGCGGATGCCTGA
- a CDS encoding LysR family transcriptional regulator, producing the protein MDTPSDSPSMSLDIVLLRTFLEVVERRGFAPAAEHLALTPSAVSGHIKRLEQAAGVVLLARTTRRLELTPAGETLYAYARNIVEMDREARARLRGSALHGRLRVGASEDFASAWLPQVLHAFRRRHPQAAIELKVGITADLLRQQTSGRIDVVFGKRCRRIDEAGELLWEEPLVWACASDAALDAADALPLALFPEPCVYREAAIAALGAALRPFRIVFESASMAGCVSAALAGFAVTAVARSQLRDGLRECGPGDGLPALPAARFYAFSQRPTPASAALIDAVRETGRRRRFEPAN; encoded by the coding sequence ATGGATACGCCGTCGGATTCGCCGTCGATGTCGCTCGACATCGTGCTGCTGCGCACGTTCCTCGAAGTCGTCGAGCGTCGCGGCTTCGCGCCCGCCGCCGAGCATCTGGCGCTCACGCCGTCGGCGGTCAGCGGGCACATCAAGCGGCTCGAGCAGGCGGCGGGCGTCGTGCTGCTCGCCCGCACGACGCGTCGCCTCGAGCTCACGCCCGCGGGCGAGACGCTCTATGCGTACGCACGCAACATCGTCGAGATGGACCGCGAAGCGCGCGCGCGGCTGCGCGGCTCGGCGCTGCACGGGCGGCTGCGCGTCGGCGCGTCCGAGGATTTCGCGAGCGCGTGGCTGCCGCAGGTGCTGCACGCGTTTCGCCGCCGGCATCCGCAAGCGGCGATCGAGCTCAAAGTCGGCATCACCGCGGATCTGCTGCGCCAGCAGACGTCGGGCCGCATCGACGTCGTGTTCGGCAAGCGCTGCCGTCGCATCGACGAAGCCGGCGAACTGCTGTGGGAGGAGCCGCTCGTGTGGGCGTGCGCGTCGGACGCCGCGCTCGACGCGGCCGACGCGCTGCCGCTCGCGCTCTTTCCGGAGCCTTGCGTCTACCGCGAAGCGGCGATCGCCGCACTCGGCGCCGCGCTGCGGCCGTTTCGCATCGTGTTCGAAAGCGCCAGCATGGCGGGCTGCGTGTCGGCGGCGCTCGCGGGGTTCGCCGTCACCGCCGTCGCGCGCAGTCAGCTGCGCGACGGCCTGCGCGAATGCGGACCGGGCGACGGCCTGCCCGCGCTGCCCGCCGCGCGCTTCTACGCGTTCTCGCAGCGGCCGACGCCCGCGAGCGCCGCGCTGATCGACGCGGTGCGCGAAACCGGACGCCGCCGCCGCTTCGAGCCGGCGAATTGA
- a CDS encoding LysR family transcriptional regulator: protein MREVNRFSEMAVFVQVIESCGFSAAGRRLDMTPSAISKFIQRLETRLGVRLVNRTTRKLQLTPEGAAFYERCVRILEDIADAEREATRGAIAQGRLRINSHVPFGKHHLLPLLPEFQRRYPDITLDIVLSDTVVDLLDDRSDIAIRAGALDDSRLVTRKLGGSRMVVVGSPAYFERNGAPETPDDLDRHNRIGLSGNAKAWPFVVADGQRLLPSGGSLLLGDGESIRDAALCGLGLARLARSHVCADVDAGRLVPVLEAFNPGDEEVINAVFVGPSEHLPKRVHAMLDFLKERIRIGPRVVGDRGDAPALGARAVVTRLR, encoded by the coding sequence ATGCGCGAGGTCAATCGTTTCTCCGAGATGGCCGTCTTCGTTCAGGTAATCGAGTCGTGCGGATTTTCAGCGGCGGGACGACGGCTCGACATGACGCCGTCGGCGATCAGCAAGTTCATTCAACGGCTCGAGACGAGGCTCGGCGTGCGCCTCGTGAACCGCACGACGCGCAAGCTGCAACTCACGCCCGAAGGCGCCGCGTTTTACGAGCGGTGCGTGCGCATCCTCGAGGACATCGCCGACGCCGAGCGCGAAGCGACGCGCGGCGCGATTGCGCAAGGACGCCTGCGGATCAATTCGCACGTGCCGTTCGGCAAGCATCATCTGTTGCCGCTGTTGCCGGAGTTCCAGCGCCGCTATCCGGACATCACGCTCGACATCGTGCTGTCGGACACGGTGGTCGATCTGCTCGACGACCGCAGCGACATCGCGATCCGCGCGGGCGCGCTCGACGATTCGCGGCTCGTGACGCGCAAGCTCGGCGGCAGCCGGATGGTCGTCGTCGGCTCGCCCGCGTATTTCGAGCGCAACGGCGCGCCCGAGACTCCCGACGATCTCGATCGCCACAACCGCATCGGCCTGAGCGGCAACGCGAAGGCATGGCCGTTCGTCGTCGCGGACGGCCAGCGCCTGCTGCCGTCCGGCGGCAGCCTGCTGCTCGGCGACGGCGAGAGCATCCGCGACGCGGCCCTCTGCGGGCTCGGGCTCGCGCGGCTCGCGCGCTCTCACGTCTGCGCGGACGTCGACGCCGGGCGCCTCGTGCCGGTGCTCGAAGCGTTCAATCCCGGCGACGAGGAAGTGATCAACGCTGTGTTCGTCGGGCCGAGCGAGCATCTGCCGAAGCGCGTGCACGCGATGCTCGACTTCCTGAAAGAGCGGATACGGATCGGACCGCGCGTCGTCGGCGATCGCGGCGATGCGCCGGCGCTCGGCGCACGCGCCGTCGTCACGCGGCTGCGCTGA
- the copC gene encoding copper homeostasis periplasmic binding protein CopC, giving the protein MTMTMTSAARRGLAAAFALALSSVAFAHAKPEKTDPPANAAVATPQAVSIDFTETLEPAFSSIVVVDAAGAPAQAAKAVVDATDRKRMSVALKPLQAGAYTVKWVAVATDGHRTQGSYRFTVK; this is encoded by the coding sequence ATGACCATGACAATGACTTCCGCCGCGCGGCGCGGCCTCGCCGCCGCGTTCGCACTCGCGCTGTCGAGCGTCGCGTTCGCGCACGCGAAACCCGAAAAGACCGATCCGCCCGCGAACGCGGCGGTCGCCACGCCGCAGGCCGTGTCGATCGACTTCACCGAGACGCTCGAGCCGGCGTTCAGCTCGATCGTCGTCGTCGACGCGGCGGGCGCGCCGGCCCAGGCCGCGAAGGCGGTCGTCGACGCGACCGATCGCAAGCGCATGTCGGTCGCGCTCAAGCCGCTGCAAGCGGGCGCGTACACGGTGAAGTGGGTGGCGGTCGCAACCGACGGCCACCGCACGCAGGGCAGCTACAGGTTCACCGTGAAATAA
- a CDS encoding 16S rRNA pseudouridine(516) synthase: MNLESILFTQGFGSRRQCRALVEAGRVAVAGAACTDAHAPFDTARLVFEVDGVAWPYHARAYVVLNKPAGYECSREPQHHASVFSLLPPQFAERGVQCVGRLDQDTTGLLLLSDDGQFVHAYTSPKRKVPKTYVATVRHPLDDAQLDALRAGVLLHGELQPLAALAATARGERLLELTVAEGKYHQVKRMVAAASNRVEALHRARIGGFALPADLAEGAWRWLGEHDLAALRDTAKTLSG, from the coding sequence ATGAATCTCGAAAGCATTCTGTTCACGCAAGGCTTCGGTTCGCGCCGCCAGTGCCGCGCGCTCGTCGAAGCGGGACGCGTCGCCGTCGCCGGCGCGGCGTGCACCGACGCGCACGCGCCGTTCGACACCGCCCGGCTCGTGTTCGAAGTCGACGGCGTCGCGTGGCCGTACCACGCGCGCGCGTACGTCGTCCTCAACAAGCCGGCGGGTTACGAATGCTCGCGCGAGCCGCAACATCATGCGAGCGTCTTCAGCCTGCTGCCGCCGCAGTTCGCCGAGCGCGGCGTCCAGTGCGTCGGCCGCCTCGACCAGGACACGACCGGCCTGCTGCTGCTGTCCGACGACGGCCAGTTCGTCCACGCGTACACGTCGCCGAAGCGCAAGGTGCCGAAGACTTATGTCGCGACGGTGCGCCACCCGCTCGACGACGCACAGCTCGACGCGCTGCGCGCGGGCGTGCTGCTGCACGGCGAATTGCAGCCGCTCGCGGCGCTCGCCGCGACGGCCCGAGGAGAACGACTCCTCGAACTGACGGTCGCCGAAGGGAAATATCACCAAGTTAAACGAATGGTCGCGGCGGCGAGCAACCGCGTCGAGGCGCTGCACCGCGCGCGCATCGGCGGCTTCGCGCTGCCGGCGGATCTCGCCGAAGGCGCGTGGCGCTGGCTGGGCGAGCACGACCTGGCCGCGTTGCGCGACACAGCGAAAACCCTGTCAGGGTAA
- a CDS encoding NAD-dependent epimerase/dehydratase family protein yields MQRAHGGYNAFLRINRYTMIATRILRRPRVLIVGCGDVGMRCAAQLRARRQNLRLVALTSRRSRCAELRAAGVVPVVGDLDERATLKRIARVAHVVLHLAPPQATGDADRRTQALVAALASPRRPSRQLAPAYGRLRAGRAAARSARPPFRAARIVTDALSRPVVVYASTSGVYGDCGGARVDETRAVRPANPRARRRVSAERQLRRATARGALSARIVRIPGIYAANRLPLARLEKGTPALVEADDVYTNHIHADDLASILLRAAARGKPARVVHASDDTELKMGDYFERVARAFGMRSPPRITRAEAERQLEPMLLSFMRESRRLANARMKRELRVALRYPSVDDFLRTVAAPRAIIK; encoded by the coding sequence GTGCAACGCGCGCACGGCGGCTACAATGCATTCCTACGGATCAATCGATACACCATGATTGCGACACGAATCCTGCGCCGGCCGCGCGTATTGATCGTCGGCTGCGGCGACGTCGGCATGCGCTGCGCCGCTCAGCTGCGCGCGCGGCGCCAGAACCTGCGCCTCGTCGCGCTGACGAGCCGGCGCTCGCGCTGCGCCGAACTGCGGGCGGCGGGCGTCGTGCCCGTCGTCGGCGATCTGGACGAGCGCGCGACGCTCAAGCGGATCGCGCGCGTCGCGCACGTCGTGCTGCATCTCGCGCCGCCTCAGGCCACCGGCGATGCCGATCGCAGGACGCAGGCGCTCGTCGCCGCGCTCGCGTCGCCGCGGCGGCCGTCGCGTCAGCTCGCGCCGGCGTACGGCAGGCTGCGCGCGGGGCGGGCCGCTGCCAGATCGGCTCGGCCGCCTTTTCGGGCAGCGCGTATTGTAACCGACGCCCTGTCGCGTCCCGTCGTCGTCTACGCGAGCACGAGCGGCGTTTACGGCGATTGCGGCGGCGCGCGGGTTGACGAAACGCGTGCCGTGCGGCCTGCGAATCCGCGCGCGCGACGGCGCGTGTCGGCCGAACGCCAACTGCGCCGCGCGACCGCGCGCGGCGCGCTGTCCGCGCGCATCGTGCGGATTCCGGGCATCTACGCGGCAAACCGGCTGCCGCTCGCGCGGCTCGAGAAGGGCACGCCAGCCCTCGTCGAGGCCGACGACGTCTACACCAACCATATCCATGCCGACGATCTCGCGTCGATCCTGTTGCGCGCCGCCGCGCGCGGCAAGCCTGCGCGGGTCGTCCACGCGAGCGACGACACCGAGCTGAAGATGGGGGATTACTTCGAGCGAGTCGCGCGCGCGTTCGGCATGCGCAGCCCGCCTCGCATCACGCGCGCCGAAGCCGAACGGCAACTCGAGCCGATGCTGCTGTCGTTCATGCGCGAGTCGCGGCGGCTCGCGAACGCGAGGATGAAGCGCGAATTGCGCGTCGCGCTGCGCTATCCGAGCGTCGACGACTTTCTGCGCACGGTCGCCGCGCCGCGCGCGATCATCAAGTGA
- a CDS encoding CDP-6-deoxy-delta-3,4-glucoseen reductase has translation MAFNVTLKQSGRQFQVEADETVLAAALRQNVHLPYGCKNGACGSCKGTVVQGQFEQGPHSASALSNDERTRGLALLCCSKPQSDLEVDVREIAGVDGVQVKKLPCRVAALERRADDVIVLKLQLPANERLLYLAGQYIEFILKDGARRSYSMATAPHEEGPIELHIRHMPGGKFTDHVFGAMKERDILRFEGPLGTFFLREDSDKPIVLLASGTGFAPIKAIIEHAHHAKLERPMTLYWGARRKKDLYLLDIAEQWAKEIPNFKFVPVLSEPDASDAWTGRTGFVHRAVIEDLPDLSGYQVYACGAPVMVESAQRDFTQHHGLSADEFYADSFTSAADLAHTV, from the coding sequence ATGGCTTTTAACGTAACCCTCAAGCAAAGCGGCCGGCAGTTCCAGGTCGAGGCCGACGAAACCGTGCTCGCGGCGGCGCTGCGTCAGAACGTCCATTTGCCCTACGGCTGCAAGAACGGCGCGTGCGGCTCGTGCAAGGGCACGGTCGTGCAAGGCCAGTTCGAGCAGGGGCCGCACTCCGCGTCGGCGCTGTCGAACGACGAGCGCACGCGCGGCCTCGCGCTCCTGTGCTGCTCGAAGCCGCAGAGCGACCTCGAAGTCGACGTGCGCGAGATCGCGGGCGTCGACGGCGTCCAGGTGAAGAAGCTGCCGTGCCGCGTCGCGGCGCTCGAGCGCCGCGCGGACGACGTGATCGTGCTGAAGCTGCAACTGCCCGCGAACGAGCGCCTGCTGTATCTCGCCGGCCAGTACATCGAGTTCATCCTCAAGGACGGCGCGCGCCGCAGCTACTCGATGGCGACCGCGCCGCACGAGGAAGGCCCGATCGAGCTGCACATCCGCCACATGCCGGGCGGCAAGTTCACCGATCACGTGTTCGGTGCGATGAAGGAGCGCGACATCCTGCGCTTCGAAGGCCCGCTCGGCACGTTCTTCCTGCGCGAGGATTCGGACAAGCCGATCGTGCTGCTCGCGTCCGGCACGGGCTTCGCGCCGATCAAGGCGATCATCGAGCACGCGCATCACGCGAAGCTCGAGCGCCCGATGACGCTCTACTGGGGCGCGCGCCGCAAGAAGGATCTGTATCTGCTCGACATCGCCGAGCAATGGGCGAAGGAGATCCCGAACTTCAAGTTCGTGCCGGTGCTCTCCGAGCCGGACGCGAGCGACGCGTGGACGGGCCGCACGGGCTTCGTGCACCGCGCGGTGATCGAGGATCTGCCCGATCTGTCCGGCTACCAGGTGTACGCGTGCGGCGCGCCGGTGATGGTCGAATCCGCGCAGCGCGACTTCACGCAGCACCACGGCCTGTCCGCCGACGAGTTCTACGCGGACTCGTTTACGAGCGCCGCGGACCTCGCGCACACGGTCTGA
- a CDS encoding acetylornithine transaminase, translating to MPLNDYPIDSLMYITNRPDIVFTHGKGSWLYDHTGKRYLDFIQGWAVNCLGHCNDGLVQALQAQAEKLLNPSPAFYNEPMAKLAGLLTQHSVFDKVFFANSGAEANEGAIKLARKWGRKFRNGAYEIITFDHSFHGRTLATMSASGKAGWDTIYAPQVPGFPKAEINDINSVERLINDKTVAVMLEPIQGEGGVIPASREFMQQLRALTKQHGLLLIVDEVQSGCGRAGTLFAYELAGVEPDIMTLGKGIGGGVPLAALLSKADVAVFEAGDQGGTYNGNPLMTAAGHAVISQLVAPGFLEGVRARGEYLKRRLLELSEERGFEGERGEGLLRALLLGKDIGPQIVEKAREMQPDGLLLNAARPNLLRFMPALDVTNDEIDQMMAMLRSVLDSL from the coding sequence ATGCCGCTGAACGACTACCCGATCGACTCGCTGATGTACATCACGAACCGCCCCGACATCGTGTTCACGCACGGCAAGGGTTCATGGCTCTACGACCACACCGGCAAGCGCTATCTGGATTTCATCCAGGGTTGGGCGGTCAACTGTCTCGGCCATTGCAACGACGGGCTCGTCCAGGCGCTGCAGGCCCAGGCTGAGAAGCTGCTGAACCCGTCGCCGGCGTTCTACAACGAGCCGATGGCGAAGCTCGCGGGCCTGCTCACGCAGCACAGCGTGTTCGACAAGGTGTTCTTCGCGAACAGCGGCGCCGAAGCGAACGAAGGCGCGATCAAGCTCGCGCGCAAATGGGGCCGCAAGTTCAGGAACGGCGCGTACGAGATCATCACGTTCGACCACAGCTTCCACGGGCGCACGCTCGCGACGATGTCGGCGAGCGGCAAGGCGGGCTGGGACACGATCTATGCGCCGCAGGTGCCGGGCTTCCCGAAGGCCGAGATCAACGACATCAACTCGGTCGAGAGGCTGATCAACGACAAGACCGTCGCCGTGATGCTCGAGCCGATCCAGGGCGAAGGCGGCGTGATCCCGGCGTCGCGCGAATTCATGCAGCAGCTGCGCGCGCTGACGAAGCAGCACGGCCTCCTCCTCATCGTCGACGAAGTGCAAAGCGGCTGCGGCCGCGCGGGCACGCTGTTCGCGTACGAGCTCGCCGGCGTCGAGCCGGACATCATGACGCTCGGCAAGGGCATCGGCGGCGGCGTGCCGCTCGCCGCGCTGCTGTCGAAGGCCGACGTCGCGGTGTTCGAGGCGGGCGACCAGGGCGGCACCTACAACGGCAACCCGCTGATGACCGCGGCGGGCCATGCGGTGATCTCGCAGCTCGTCGCGCCGGGCTTCCTCGAAGGCGTGCGCGCGCGCGGCGAATACCTGAAGCGCAGGCTGCTCGAGCTGTCGGAGGAGCGCGGCTTCGAAGGCGAGCGTGGCGAAGGCCTGCTGCGCGCGCTCCTGCTCGGCAAGGACATCGGCCCGCAGATCGTCGAGAAGGCGCGCGAGATGCAGCCGGACGGCCTGCTGCTGAACGCCGCGCGCCCGAACCTGCTGCGCTTCATGCCGGCCCTCGACGTGACGAACGACGAGATCGACCAGATGATGGCGATGCTGCGTTCGGTGCTCGACTCGCTCTGA
- a CDS encoding GNAT family acetyltransferase, translating to MSTGTVAESVAIRTFERGDTSAVLAVWRDAFPSYSDASTPHRDPQRAIELKLATQPELFFVAIAGERVVGTVMAGYDGHRGWLYSLAVEPGARRLGVGRALLAHAEAALAARGCPKVNLHVLPGNDGACRFYEALGYRAEERISFGKRLAAD from the coding sequence ATGTCGACCGGAACCGTCGCGGAGAGCGTCGCGATCCGAACGTTCGAGCGCGGCGACACCAGCGCCGTGCTCGCCGTATGGCGCGACGCGTTTCCGTCGTACTCGGACGCGAGCACGCCGCACCGCGATCCGCAGCGCGCGATCGAGCTCAAGCTCGCGACGCAGCCCGAGCTGTTCTTCGTCGCGATCGCCGGCGAGCGCGTCGTCGGAACCGTGATGGCCGGCTACGACGGCCATCGCGGCTGGCTGTATTCGCTCGCCGTCGAGCCCGGCGCGCGGCGGCTCGGCGTCGGCCGCGCGCTGCTCGCGCATGCGGAGGCGGCGCTCGCCGCGCGCGGCTGCCCGAAAGTGAACCTGCACGTGCTGCCGGGCAACGACGGCGCGTGCCGGTTCTACGAAGCGCTCGGTTACCGCGCGGAAGAGCGGATCTCGTTCGGCAAGCGGCTCGCGGCGGACTGA
- a CDS encoding DUF2278 family protein, with product MSLDYGFVKAKIKAVAGLKAAGRANETQYHVHLTLALPGGDWDVAINVGTNDADDLLKYKLVYDFHHPVTQTLAAAAEGYTGLTNDSALPALDYVRSDILSETGAWRMSDVMDGTEHPEPIPSVLRLVDAAHRQNLDLYVFGRTYLEGNGIHDTHMNQGSAGPHFLHQLGDDANDHNDVWQDGALLVDLGGAQWAAYFAAFEQQAVPTDSLGNPLPGAGPIS from the coding sequence ATGAGCCTCGATTACGGTTTCGTGAAAGCGAAGATCAAAGCGGTTGCGGGCCTGAAGGCGGCGGGGCGCGCGAACGAGACGCAGTATCACGTCCATCTGACGCTCGCGCTGCCCGGCGGCGATTGGGACGTCGCGATCAACGTCGGCACCAACGACGCGGACGACTTGCTCAAGTACAAGCTCGTCTACGATTTTCATCATCCCGTCACGCAGACGCTCGCCGCAGCCGCGGAAGGTTACACCGGCCTGACGAACGACAGCGCGCTGCCGGCGCTAGACTACGTGCGCAGCGACATCCTGAGCGAAACGGGCGCGTGGCGCATGAGCGACGTGATGGACGGCACCGAGCACCCGGAGCCGATTCCGTCGGTGCTGCGGCTCGTCGACGCCGCGCACCGGCAGAACCTCGATCTGTACGTGTTCGGGCGCACGTACCTCGAAGGCAACGGCATTCACGACACGCACATGAACCAGGGGTCGGCCGGCCCGCATTTCCTGCATCAGCTGGGCGACGACGCGAACGATCACAACGACGTGTGGCAGGACGGCGCGCTCCTCGTCGATCTCGGCGGCGCGCAGTGGGCCGCGTACTTCGCGGCGTTCGAACAGCAGGCCGTGCCGACGGACAGCCTCGGCAATCCGCTGCCGGGCGCGGGGCCGATTTCGTAG